Proteins co-encoded in one Synechococcus elongatus PCC 6301 genomic window:
- a CDS encoding DUF192 domain-containing protein, producing the protein MLVFLEQRWLQRLAIAVIPLSILGLSCRGQAESDRAQYLPIGAEVKIGGQRLEVEVAATPAQQARGLMFRPRLADNRGMIFPFSQARPVSFWMFNTPEPLDMIFLYQGEVRAIVREVPPCLAMPCPSYGPALVPIDAVIELRAGRSQELGLNRGDRLNVQFLQPVGQTVPTSQEP; encoded by the coding sequence ATGCTTGTGTTCTTGGAGCAGCGCTGGTTGCAACGGCTAGCGATCGCAGTCATCCCCCTCTCGATTTTGGGCCTGAGCTGCCGAGGCCAAGCGGAGAGCGATCGCGCCCAGTATTTACCGATCGGCGCTGAGGTCAAGATTGGCGGCCAGCGTTTGGAAGTGGAAGTGGCAGCAACCCCTGCTCAGCAGGCGCGTGGGCTGATGTTTCGACCACGTCTTGCCGACAACCGCGGCATGATTTTTCCGTTCTCCCAAGCCCGTCCCGTCAGCTTCTGGATGTTCAACACACCGGAGCCGCTGGACATGATCTTTCTCTACCAAGGGGAAGTGCGAGCGATTGTGCGTGAGGTGCCGCCCTGTCTGGCCATGCCCTGTCCCAGCTATGGTCCGGCCTTGGTACCGATTGATGCGGTCATTGAACTGCGGGCTGGACGGAGTCAGGAGCTTGGCTTGAATAGGGGCGATCGCCTCAATGTGCAATTTCTGCAGCCTGTCGGCCAAACAGTGCCCACCTCTCAGGAACCATAA
- a CDS encoding ABC transporter permease, whose protein sequence is MARRSWAALTLGLALLVAAPILVILASLFTQKSEIWAHLASTVLPEYVRHSLALLFGVGFGVAVIGTATAWLVTACRFPGSRWLQWGLLLPLATPTYLLAYTLSEFLDYYGPVQGLLRQTFGWSNSQDYWFPEIRSLPGAIALFSLTLYPYVYLLARSSFLEQSHCTIEAARSLGCSPWKSFWRVALPLARPAIAAGMALALMETLNDFGAVQYLGVNTFTTGIYRTWLGLGDRPAATQLSAVLLLFIAVLLLLEWASRRQARFYESGSRYAEAPVYQLRGWRALIAAIACLLPVLLGLVLPVGILLELVLNYSEEASNNNFWDLTRNSLMLAGITAVLATLLGLIVSYGQRLQKSWPIQLAVRTASLGYAIPGSVLAVGILLALGGLDQGLTGLSDRFGGTEPILLTGTLVGLVFAYLVRFLAIAFSGIESSLTKIRPSFDEAARSLGESSSGVLRRIHLPLLSGGLLSVSMLVFVDVMKELPATLVMRPFNFDTLAVRVYQYASDERLAEAALPALMILVAGLLPVILISRQVTQSATKRA, encoded by the coding sequence ATGGCTCGTCGGAGCTGGGCTGCCCTGACCCTCGGCTTGGCGCTGCTGGTGGCCGCTCCGATCTTGGTCATTCTGGCTAGCCTGTTTACCCAGAAAAGTGAAATTTGGGCGCATCTGGCATCCACAGTCCTGCCGGAATACGTGCGTCATTCCCTTGCGTTGTTGTTTGGAGTGGGCTTTGGCGTCGCTGTCATTGGTACGGCAACGGCTTGGTTGGTGACGGCCTGCCGATTTCCAGGCAGTCGCTGGCTGCAATGGGGCTTACTCTTGCCACTGGCGACCCCGACGTATTTGTTGGCCTACACGCTCTCAGAGTTCTTGGACTATTACGGTCCCGTCCAAGGCTTGTTGCGGCAGACGTTTGGCTGGAGCAATAGTCAGGACTATTGGTTCCCCGAGATTCGCTCGTTGCCAGGGGCGATCGCTCTTTTTAGTCTGACCCTCTATCCCTACGTCTACCTGCTAGCCCGCAGCAGCTTCCTTGAGCAGTCTCACTGCACGATCGAAGCCGCTCGCAGTCTGGGCTGTAGTCCTTGGAAAAGTTTCTGGCGAGTGGCCCTGCCCTTGGCTCGGCCTGCGATCGCAGCGGGGATGGCCTTGGCGTTGATGGAAACCCTCAATGACTTCGGGGCAGTGCAATACCTGGGCGTCAATACTTTTACGACTGGCATCTATCGCACCTGGCTGGGATTGGGCGATCGCCCTGCAGCAACCCAGTTATCAGCCGTTTTGCTGTTGTTTATTGCCGTGCTGCTGCTACTGGAATGGGCCTCACGCCGGCAAGCCCGTTTCTACGAGTCTGGGAGTCGCTACGCGGAAGCGCCGGTTTACCAATTACGGGGTTGGCGGGCGCTGATTGCAGCGATCGCTTGTCTCCTGCCAGTGTTGCTTGGTCTCGTGCTGCCCGTCGGCATTTTGTTAGAACTCGTCCTTAACTACAGCGAAGAGGCCAGTAACAATAACTTCTGGGACTTGACCCGCAACAGTTTGATGTTGGCTGGAATCACAGCTGTTCTGGCGACGCTGCTGGGCTTGATCGTCAGCTATGGTCAGCGATTACAAAAGTCTTGGCCAATTCAGCTAGCGGTGCGTACGGCTTCTCTCGGCTATGCCATTCCCGGGTCAGTATTGGCTGTGGGTATTCTTTTGGCGCTAGGGGGGCTAGATCAGGGCTTGACAGGCCTCAGCGATCGCTTTGGTGGCACAGAACCAATTCTTTTGACCGGAACTTTGGTTGGCCTTGTGTTTGCCTATCTCGTGCGGTTTCTGGCGATCGCTTTTTCGGGTATCGAATCCAGCTTGACCAAAATCCGCCCTAGCTTTGACGAAGCGGCTCGCAGCCTCGGGGAAAGCAGCAGTGGGGTGCTACGCCGCATTCACTTGCCTCTCCTCAGCGGTGGACTCCTCAGCGTCAGCATGCTGGTGTTTGTCGATGTAATGAAGGAGCTGCCTGCCACTTTGGTGATGCGCCCCTTTAACTTCGACACTTTGGCTGTGCGGGTCTATCAATATGCCTCGGATGAACGTCTGGCAGAAGCTGCGCTCCCGGCGCTGATGATTTTGGTAGCGGGTCTGCTGCCTGTGATTCTAATTAGCCGCCAAGTCACTCAGTCGGCAACCAAACGGGCCTGA
- a CDS encoding HlyD family secretion protein, protein MATSSPSSNQFQTDPTAAPQRSSAANFVVISLGILILLSGVGLLFYTLATTRGRDAIVNAKVITLQAPDDGIVTDFQIRPGEEIPANQPLLRIENPRTSTFEQARLQTQLDTEQQKLKLQQDQLSNISQLRQQVERDNRNQRQLEINKFTAQRRKLQADINAARGQLALAKRIYERRRDLATTGAIAIEVADQAETDYLRQQDALTALTKELTSREQDLKAAQLGLTLINSRTNYDPSVRLQELKIQETQLRSQVAAQTAQVNGLKNQLQEITRNTRSRQNIPLSSPVPTVLWQSSVSNGDVVTRGQPLAKTIDCRDRWIDVYIGETALRQVRIGESARIDLIGKDQSITGKVAFIRSGVGRLRIGEDVLPLVPINLARESQVRIQLDPDNVQAAEFCYVGFTGRVTFQNF, encoded by the coding sequence ATGGCAACCTCATCACCCTCCTCCAATCAGTTTCAAACGGACCCAACAGCAGCACCTCAACGCAGTAGCGCTGCTAATTTTGTGGTGATCAGCCTAGGCATCTTGATTCTGCTCAGTGGTGTTGGCTTACTGTTTTACACCTTGGCAACCACTCGTGGTCGAGATGCAATTGTCAACGCCAAAGTTATCACTTTGCAAGCCCCTGATGATGGGATTGTGACCGATTTTCAGATACGACCGGGCGAAGAAATTCCTGCTAATCAACCCCTTCTAAGGATTGAGAATCCTCGCACAAGTACATTTGAGCAAGCACGCTTACAGACTCAGCTCGATACTGAGCAGCAAAAACTAAAATTACAGCAAGATCAGTTGAGCAATATCTCACAACTTCGCCAACAGGTCGAGCGTGATAACCGCAATCAACGGCAACTCGAAATCAATAAGTTCACAGCGCAACGCCGCAAGTTGCAGGCTGATATTAATGCAGCTCGTGGGCAATTGGCATTAGCGAAACGAATTTATGAACGCCGCCGCGACCTAGCTACCACAGGAGCTATCGCGATCGAAGTGGCTGATCAAGCAGAGACAGACTATTTACGGCAACAGGATGCTCTCACAGCCCTAACGAAAGAGCTGACCAGTCGGGAACAAGATTTAAAAGCAGCCCAATTGGGGCTAACTTTAATTAATTCCCGCACCAACTATGATCCGAGTGTTCGTCTACAGGAATTAAAGATTCAAGAAACGCAGCTACGATCGCAGGTCGCAGCACAGACAGCCCAAGTCAATGGTCTAAAAAATCAGTTACAGGAAATTACGCGTAACACGCGATCGCGCCAGAATATTCCGCTTTCAAGTCCTGTTCCTACTGTTTTATGGCAGTCCTCAGTCAGTAATGGAGACGTTGTCACACGAGGACAACCACTCGCAAAAACCATTGACTGTCGCGACCGTTGGATCGATGTCTACATCGGTGAAACGGCTTTACGCCAAGTCCGAATTGGTGAGTCTGCTCGCATTGATTTGATTGGCAAAGATCAATCAATAACAGGCAAGGTTGCATTTATTCGTTCTGGGGTTGGTCGTCTACGTATTGGTGAAGATGTGCTGCCACTTGTACCGATTAATTTAGCGCGGGAAAGCCAGGTGAGAATTCAGTTAGATCCTGATAACGTTCAAGCTGCTGAATTTTGCTATGTGGGATTTACAGGTCGTGTTACTTTCCAAAATTTTTAA
- a CDS encoding glycosyltransferase — protein sequence MRFPNFLQRSPQSNLAPSQVSPGAWLFLAISIAVLVFALLSLNLSWLQNLPGYLNPQNVRDLPESLSFPEDPRQLFQPLLLVAGLLLSLRILPHHPISHLLVLLTLLLYGIRYFTWRLFALNNGHIFSLTLSIIFLLTESLYVLSFLMQFYPTLVFDPKRRSRQADQQEALLSKFSPSVAIWIPIYNEHPRIIRRTILACQLIDYENKEIYVLDDGHRSEIRAIATELGVHYLSRPDNTHRKAGNLNYALNHTNSDLIAVFDCDFLPFNNFLKRTVGFFANEEIALVQTPQHYYNSDFHTRNLGLDYVLPNDMDYFFHYIQPIRDQFNSVICCGTSYVARRSALEDVGGYYTDCIVEDFQTGTKLLLNHWRVVYLNEVLSIGEVPRHLSEYLQQRLRWMQGNIQLYCSHKQLPIWSGRLTTWQRLFYLSILIYCLTPFMRAIYILLPLLSFLFGFTLIAAPPIEYFYYGLPFILLIYGATSWLTYNHYFLYWTEIYESIMCWPSLQRIIQVLFNPFGNFGSLVTAKGELDDRKRFNLKISWPFIAYLSLFGLGFCLRYVAPLLSPYFVRPSFEGEALMMIWNFYNAMLMSICLFACVDQPIRRRFERYPYQAVACLEVNGHKFWGMTQDLSEGGASFILRNEQELQLIDEQAELVLLQEDLRIPVNVLRMSREAFNGHSQVGLEFQLSDTAAEKTLIRLLYVDSSLWWQQIRRSSAIDAFLVLIRSALNPRALLTRYNNG from the coding sequence ATGCGTTTCCCCAACTTTCTACAGCGATCGCCCCAGTCCAACCTAGCTCCGAGTCAGGTTTCACCTGGAGCATGGCTATTTTTAGCTATCAGCATCGCTGTTTTAGTTTTTGCCTTACTGAGTCTGAATTTAAGTTGGCTGCAAAATCTGCCAGGCTATCTGAATCCTCAAAACGTACGGGATCTACCAGAATCTCTGAGCTTCCCAGAGGATCCACGGCAGCTGTTTCAGCCCCTATTACTAGTAGCCGGTCTACTGCTGTCATTAAGGATATTGCCTCACCATCCTATTAGTCATCTGCTAGTATTGTTAACCCTCTTGCTCTATGGGATTCGCTACTTCACGTGGCGTTTATTCGCTCTGAATAATGGACATATTTTTAGTTTAACCTTAAGCATTATTTTTCTTTTGACGGAAAGCCTTTATGTCTTAAGCTTCTTGATGCAATTCTATCCAACTCTAGTGTTTGATCCCAAGCGGCGATCGCGGCAGGCTGACCAGCAAGAAGCTTTACTCAGCAAGTTTTCGCCCAGTGTCGCCATTTGGATTCCGATTTACAACGAGCATCCAAGAATCATTCGGCGTACAATTCTTGCTTGCCAACTGATCGATTATGAGAATAAAGAAATTTATGTTCTCGATGATGGTCATCGATCTGAAATTCGAGCGATCGCTACAGAATTAGGTGTCCATTACCTCAGTCGTCCAGATAATACCCATCGCAAGGCAGGCAATCTGAACTATGCTCTTAATCATACAAATAGTGACTTAATTGCTGTATTTGATTGCGACTTCTTGCCATTCAATAATTTTCTAAAGCGGACCGTTGGTTTCTTTGCCAACGAAGAGATTGCACTTGTCCAAACTCCGCAGCACTACTACAACAGTGACTTCCATACTCGTAATTTAGGTCTAGATTATGTGTTGCCCAATGATATGGATTATTTCTTTCACTATATCCAGCCAATACGAGATCAATTTAACTCCGTCATCTGTTGTGGAACTTCATACGTCGCTCGTCGCTCAGCTCTGGAGGATGTGGGTGGCTACTACACTGATTGCATTGTTGAAGATTTCCAAACGGGCACTAAATTACTCCTTAATCATTGGCGAGTTGTTTACCTCAATGAAGTGCTCAGTATTGGTGAAGTCCCGCGTCACTTATCTGAATATTTGCAGCAGCGTCTTCGCTGGATGCAGGGAAATATTCAACTTTACTGCAGTCATAAACAGTTGCCCATTTGGTCTGGTCGACTCACCACTTGGCAACGTCTTTTCTATCTAAGTATATTGATCTACTGCCTCACACCATTCATGCGTGCAATTTATATCCTCTTGCCACTGCTGAGTTTTCTTTTTGGCTTCACATTGATTGCTGCACCCCCAATTGAATATTTCTATTATGGATTGCCTTTTATATTATTGATTTATGGCGCTACAAGCTGGTTGACCTACAATCACTATTTTCTTTACTGGACTGAGATTTATGAGTCAATTATGTGTTGGCCTAGCCTTCAACGAATCATACAAGTCTTATTTAACCCTTTTGGAAACTTTGGCTCCTTGGTAACTGCCAAAGGAGAATTAGATGATCGCAAACGCTTTAACTTAAAAATTTCTTGGCCTTTCATTGCTTATTTAAGCTTATTTGGCTTAGGTTTCTGTCTGCGCTATGTAGCTCCGTTGCTCTCTCCTTATTTTGTGCGACCCTCCTTTGAAGGAGAAGCCTTAATGATGATCTGGAATTTCTATAATGCAATGCTAATGTCAATTTGCTTATTTGCTTGTGTTGATCAACCTATCCGTCGTCGTTTTGAACGCTATCCTTACCAAGCTGTCGCTTGTCTTGAAGTCAACGGTCATAAGTTCTGGGGCATGACTCAAGATCTCTCTGAAGGAGGAGCTAGTTTTATCCTGCGTAATGAGCAAGAGCTCCAACTGATTGACGAGCAAGCTGAACTAGTTTTACTTCAAGAAGACTTGCGTATTCCTGTCAATGTCCTTCGTATGAGCCGTGAAGCGTTCAACGGTCATAGCCAAGTAGGCTTGGAATTTCAGCTCTCTGATACGGCTGCTGAAAAAACACTGATTCGCCTCCTATATGTGGACTCAAGCCTGTGGTGGCAGCAGATTCGCCGCTCCAGTGCGATCGATGCTTTTCTAGTGCTGATTCGGTCCGCCCTCAATCCACGAGCGCTTTTAACGCGCTACAACAATGGTTAA
- the rppA gene encoding two-component system response regulator RppA → MRILLVDDEEALTAPPHRMLRREGYDVDVASDGQTGEQLATHQPYDLLILDWMLPERSGLDLCRSVRQRDRQVPVLFLTARDTVDDRVQGLDAGADDYLVKPFELKELLARVRALLRRSPRQETSEAPRLAGGDLELDTPNQLAYRQARRIELSEKETQLLAVLMQHPGQLVSHQELQAQVWGSANPPSSNVLAAQIRLLRRKLEAPGETPLIFSVYGKGYRFQFGDLA, encoded by the coding sequence ATGCGAATTCTGCTCGTTGACGACGAAGAAGCCCTGACTGCGCCACCCCATCGCATGTTGCGCCGCGAAGGCTACGACGTGGATGTGGCGAGTGATGGTCAGACGGGAGAACAGCTGGCAACCCACCAGCCCTACGACTTGCTGATTCTTGATTGGATGCTGCCCGAGCGATCGGGGTTGGATCTCTGTCGCTCCGTTCGACAGCGCGATCGCCAAGTACCAGTTCTGTTTCTGACTGCTCGCGATACAGTCGATGACCGAGTTCAGGGCTTAGATGCCGGAGCTGACGACTACTTGGTTAAACCCTTCGAACTGAAGGAACTCCTAGCCCGCGTCCGAGCCTTGCTCCGGCGATCGCCCCGACAGGAAACCTCGGAGGCTCCGCGCCTTGCGGGTGGCGATCTGGAACTGGATACGCCCAACCAACTGGCCTATCGTCAGGCCCGTCGCATTGAGCTGTCCGAAAAAGAGACGCAGTTGCTGGCAGTACTCATGCAGCATCCGGGCCAACTGGTCAGCCACCAAGAGCTGCAAGCGCAAGTGTGGGGTTCTGCCAATCCCCCCAGTAGCAATGTTCTGGCCGCACAAATTCGCCTCCTGCGCCGCAAGCTGGAAGCCCCGGGCGAAACGCCGCTGATCTTTAGCGTCTATGGCAAAGGTTACCGCTTCCAATTCGGAGATTTGGCCTAA
- a CDS encoding VOC family protein translates to MDLKRLGHVAICVKDIEAAAAFYQGLGLELVWQDADWAYLKAGEDGLALLGPSYKQAGPHFGFIFHDRAEVDTAYEQLKTQGVELTRIHEHRDGTASFYGKDLDGNWFEYLYEPIKATVETTVSA, encoded by the coding sequence ATGGATCTCAAACGCCTCGGCCACGTTGCCATTTGCGTGAAAGATATTGAAGCTGCCGCTGCGTTCTATCAGGGCTTGGGTCTCGAGCTAGTTTGGCAGGATGCAGACTGGGCATACCTTAAGGCGGGTGAGGACGGCCTGGCGCTACTCGGCCCCAGCTACAAGCAAGCAGGTCCACACTTTGGCTTTATTTTTCACGATCGCGCCGAAGTTGACACGGCTTATGAGCAGCTGAAAACCCAGGGTGTTGAACTAACGCGCATCCATGAGCACCGTGATGGTACGGCCTCCTTCTACGGCAAAGACCTTGACGGCAACTGGTTTGAATACCTCTATGAACCCATCAAGGCAACCGTAGAAACTACAGTTTCGGCTTGA
- a CDS encoding ABC transporter ATP-binding protein — protein sequence MSQSEVLCLDRVCKQFSGSSLAAVDQVSFGLEAGEILGLVGPSGCGKTTLLRMIAGFESLQSGSIQLAGETVATAQRSLPPETRSVGMVFQDYALFPHLTVLDNVCFGLRDRKGSAAVARQALALVGLEGLERRYPHELSGGQQQRVALARALAPQPPLILLDEPLSNLDVQVRLRLRQELRDILRQAQATAILVTHDQEEALSICDRVAVMRLGRFEQIGQPEELFQHPASRFVAEFLSQANFLATEYQGDAWRTVLGDFEAPGGLEGSRTGGEPPVVMVRQEDVLLHPHPEGTGLVRDRQFLGRDYRYFVQLPAGLEIQVLGPVSEAIAVGTAVQVQLRTGQARLYPYDLPLVLRGTSTRNAAARA from the coding sequence ATGTCTCAATCCGAGGTTCTTTGCCTAGACCGTGTCTGTAAGCAGTTCTCAGGAAGTTCTCTGGCAGCGGTTGATCAAGTCAGCTTTGGATTAGAAGCTGGAGAAATTCTGGGACTGGTTGGTCCCTCAGGTTGCGGCAAGACGACCTTATTGCGAATGATTGCTGGTTTTGAGAGCCTGCAGTCTGGCAGCATCCAGCTCGCAGGAGAAACCGTAGCCACCGCCCAGCGATCGCTCCCGCCCGAAACTCGGTCAGTGGGCATGGTCTTTCAGGACTATGCACTGTTTCCGCATCTAACGGTTTTGGACAATGTCTGCTTTGGGCTGCGCGATCGCAAGGGGTCTGCCGCTGTCGCTCGACAAGCGCTGGCTTTGGTAGGCCTCGAAGGACTAGAACGCCGCTATCCCCATGAACTCTCTGGCGGCCAACAACAACGAGTAGCTCTTGCTCGGGCTTTGGCACCGCAGCCCCCGCTGATCTTGCTGGATGAGCCGCTCAGTAATCTTGATGTTCAAGTCCGGCTGCGATTGCGGCAGGAACTGCGTGACATCCTGCGCCAAGCTCAGGCAACGGCAATTCTAGTCACCCACGACCAAGAAGAAGCTCTTTCCATTTGCGATCGCGTGGCGGTAATGCGTTTGGGCCGTTTTGAGCAGATTGGTCAGCCCGAGGAGCTATTTCAACACCCGGCCAGCCGCTTTGTCGCTGAGTTTTTATCCCAAGCCAACTTCTTGGCCACAGAGTATCAAGGTGATGCGTGGCGCACGGTGCTGGGCGACTTTGAAGCACCGGGGGGATTGGAGGGCAGCCGTACGGGTGGCGAGCCGCCAGTGGTGATGGTGCGGCAAGAGGATGTTTTGCTACATCCCCATCCTGAGGGCACCGGCCTGGTCCGCGATCGCCAGTTTCTGGGTCGCGATTACCGCTATTTTGTCCAGCTTCCCGCCGGACTGGAAATCCAAGTCCTTGGGCCAGTCAGCGAGGCGATCGCCGTGGGGACGGCCGTGCAGGTTCAATTGCGGACAGGGCAAGCCCGCCTCTATCCCTACGACCTGCCCTTGGTTTTACGGGGCACTTCCACGCGTAATGCTGCCGCCCGAGCTTGA
- a CDS encoding zinc ribbon domain-containing protein has translation MASESYPCYQDWQIYQDPQLRKAENQAFKLVSQAVRIGMETPSSFLSLTSQYQQSQRDRLGSASPLCLQYAERYDQITKANYSNILVSINQKQATINQLEAENQKIREQYDSSLLEQIAGQSRDQAITDVGADQARQKLEANQATIQTNRQAIAGLEQTLITQPASRSFLALLADRSQFEQVAQGYQRSLFWYPALQLLLQIIFLAPLLAIATVIHRYAERRDYGLLALLSWHLLVIFSLPLLFKAFELLRINIIFNALSQLVQALFGQLLFLVSYLYIFLIPALGFGIIKLAQAWIFNPRIQAANRVQKSRCIKCAKRLPAQEAHCPHCGHYQYIECHHCHHLTYQYLPYCRACGENLRSPQS, from the coding sequence ATGGCTAGCGAGTCTTATCCTTGCTATCAAGACTGGCAAATTTATCAAGACCCACAACTTCGCAAGGCAGAGAATCAGGCTTTTAAGCTAGTCTCTCAAGCTGTAAGAATCGGGATGGAAACCCCTAGTTCCTTTCTTTCGCTGACTAGTCAATATCAACAGTCGCAGCGCGATCGCCTCGGCTCAGCCTCTCCACTCTGTCTACAATATGCAGAGCGCTATGACCAAATCACTAAGGCAAATTATTCTAATATTCTTGTCTCGATTAATCAAAAACAAGCCACGATCAACCAGCTAGAAGCTGAAAATCAAAAAATTCGTGAGCAGTACGACTCTTCCCTGCTGGAGCAAATCGCAGGGCAGTCTCGAGATCAGGCAATCACCGATGTTGGGGCAGATCAAGCTCGCCAAAAACTTGAGGCTAATCAAGCAACGATTCAGACCAATCGGCAGGCGATCGCTGGTTTAGAACAAACGCTGATCACTCAGCCTGCAAGTCGCTCCTTTTTGGCGCTGCTGGCCGATCGTAGTCAATTTGAACAGGTTGCACAGGGCTATCAGCGATCGCTGTTTTGGTATCCAGCCCTGCAACTCTTGCTACAGATTATATTCCTTGCTCCACTCCTAGCGATCGCGACAGTTATCCATCGCTATGCTGAACGACGTGACTATGGATTGCTGGCTTTGTTGAGCTGGCACTTACTAGTTATCTTCTCTCTGCCATTACTGTTTAAAGCCTTTGAGCTACTGCGAATCAACATTATTTTTAATGCTCTCTCACAGCTAGTTCAAGCTCTATTTGGCCAGCTCCTCTTCCTCGTCAGTTATCTCTATATCTTCCTGATTCCTGCCTTGGGTTTTGGCATCATCAAACTCGCCCAAGCTTGGATTTTTAACCCACGCATTCAAGCCGCTAATCGAGTCCAGAAGTCCCGCTGTATCAAGTGCGCCAAACGGCTCCCTGCTCAAGAAGCGCACTGCCCCCACTGTGGCCATTATCAATACATCGAGTGCCATCATTGCCACCACCTGACCTATCAATATCTGCCCTACTGTCGGGCGTGTGGCGAGAATTTGCGATCGCCGCAGTCGTGA
- a CDS encoding endo-1,4-beta-xylanase produces the protein MIGHTLRRRQFLQGLCGASAVLLAQQVQAAPARLRSLAELAQQRSLLRGSAITTDMLAIPDLAALYRQQTSLLVPEWEMKWEVLQPSPDRFDFSRSDRLLAFAQSYQAQLRGHTLLWHQQLPQWLASLTAAETATALQRYITTVVGHYRGHLQSWDVINEPIAENGQGLRPNLWLRQLGPSYLEKSLRWARAVDPTVPLVINDFGLEPDSPLATRKRLQLLRLVQELRDRDTPLQAIGFQAHLVANPQAPPSFTGFAEFLADLSRFDLDFYITELDVNDQALPANNAERDREVAQTYQRFLSAVLPLPRLKLVTTWGLSDRFTWLNQFAPRADGLPQRPLPFDSVFQPTETYGNLITLLQSVSNGPNSSTSTQ, from the coding sequence TTGATTGGTCATACGCTGAGGAGACGCCAGTTTTTGCAGGGACTTTGTGGTGCGTCTGCAGTTCTACTCGCCCAGCAAGTCCAAGCTGCACCGGCAAGATTGCGATCGCTGGCAGAGTTAGCACAACAGCGATCGCTCCTGCGGGGATCTGCCATTACGACTGACATGTTGGCCATTCCAGACTTAGCAGCACTCTATCGTCAGCAAACGAGTCTCTTGGTGCCGGAATGGGAAATGAAGTGGGAGGTGTTGCAACCGAGCCCCGATCGCTTTGACTTTAGCCGCTCGGATCGCTTACTCGCTTTTGCGCAGTCCTATCAAGCCCAGTTGCGCGGTCACACGTTGCTCTGGCATCAGCAATTGCCGCAGTGGCTAGCATCCTTGACAGCGGCTGAGACAGCAACAGCCCTGCAACGCTATATCACCACCGTTGTTGGTCACTATCGCGGTCACCTGCAATCTTGGGATGTGATTAACGAACCGATCGCCGAAAATGGACAAGGACTCCGTCCCAATCTTTGGTTACGGCAGCTAGGGCCTAGTTATTTAGAGAAGAGCCTGCGCTGGGCAAGAGCGGTCGACCCGACAGTTCCCTTGGTCATTAATGACTTCGGTCTGGAACCTGATAGCCCCCTCGCGACTCGTAAACGTCTGCAGCTACTGCGTCTCGTTCAGGAATTGCGCGATCGCGATACTCCCCTTCAGGCGATCGGGTTCCAAGCTCACTTGGTCGCTAACCCCCAAGCACCTCCCAGCTTCACTGGTTTTGCTGAGTTTTTAGCGGACTTGAGTCGCTTTGATCTCGACTTCTACATTACAGAATTAGACGTCAATGATCAGGCTTTACCGGCCAATAATGCTGAGCGCGATCGCGAAGTTGCCCAGACCTATCAGCGTTTCTTGAGTGCAGTTCTACCGCTTCCTCGCCTCAAGTTAGTGACCACTTGGGGGCTCAGCGATCGCTTCACTTGGCTTAATCAGTTTGCACCTCGGGCAGATGGACTACCTCAGCGTCCACTCCCGTTTGATTCCGTTTTTCAACCCACTGAGACCTATGGCAACCTCATCACCCTCCTCCAATCAGTTTCAAACGGACCCAACAGCAGCACCTCAACGCAGTAG